Proteins from one Lonchura striata isolate bLonStr1 chromosome 6, bLonStr1.mat, whole genome shotgun sequence genomic window:
- the KBTBD4 gene encoding kelch repeat and BTB domain-containing protein 4 isoform X1 has translation MKGGAADCWRSDLCSTMDSSEETGGSSAEENYFVNYTFTDRSHSGRVAQGIMKLCLEDELFADVTISVEGKEFQLHRLVLSAQSCFFRSMFTSNLKEAHNRVIELQDVSESVFQLLVDYIYHGTVKLRAEELQETYEVADMYQLTALFEECSRFLARTVQVRNCLQVMWLADQHSDMELYTAAKHCAKSHLSQLQETEEFLHLPLRLLTDILTDGVPCSQNPTVAIETWINFNKEERAGFSETLRSSLKVIGENVHIYLIGKESSRTHSLAVSLHCADDDSISVSGQNSLCHQITAACKHGSDLYVVGGSIPRRMWKCNNATIDWEWCAPLPRDRLQHTLVSVPSKDAIYSLGGKTLQDTLSNAVIYYRVRDNVWTETSQLEVAVSGAAGVNLNGVIYLLGGEENDLDFFTKPSRLIQCYDTNTEKCHVKPYVLPFAGCMHAAVHKDVVFIVAEGDSLLCYNPLLDSFTRLCLPDAWSSVPSLWKIASCNGSIYVFRDRYKKGDANTFKLNPATSVVTVTSGVKVLLTNLQFVLA, from the exons ATTGCTGGAGGTCTGATTTGTGCAGCACCATGGACTCATCAGAAGAGACTGGAGGCTCCTCTGCAGAAGAAAACTACTTTGTGAATTACACCTTCACTGACCGCTCCCACTCAGGCCGTGTGGCCCAGGGTATTATGAAATTATGCTTGGAGGATGAGCTCTTTGCTGATGTTACAATATCAGTGGAAGGCAAAGAATTCCAGCTGCACCGTTTGGTCCtctcagctcagagctgcttttTTCGTTCTATGTTCACTTCCAACCTAAAGGAGGCCCACAACCGGGTGATTGAGCTGCAGGATGTTAGTGAGAGTGTCTTTCAGCTCCTTGTGGACTATATTTACCATGGAACTGTAAAGCTGAGGGCAGAGGAGTTGCAGGAAACTTATGAAGTGGCAGACATGTACCAGCTGACTGCCCTTTTTGAAGAGTGCTCCCGTTTTCTGGCCCGTACAGTGCAGGTTAGAAACTGTCTGCAGGTCATGTGGTTGGCAGATCAACACAGTGACATGGAGCTCTACACAGCTGCCAAACACTGTGCAAAATCACATTTGTCTCAGCTGCAGGAGACAGAGGAGTTCCTACACCTGCCTCTCCGCCTGCTGACAGACATCCTTACAG ATGGCGTTCCATGTTCTCAGAATCCAACAGTTGCCATAGAAACCTGGATCAACTTCAACAAGGAGGAGCGAGCGGGCTTTTCAGAGACTCTTCGATCGAGTCTGAAG GTGATTGGAGAAAATGTTCACATCTACCTGATTGGAAAGGAGTCATCACGTACACATTCCCTCGCTGTCTCTCTGCACTGTGCTGATGATGACTCCATCAGTGTGAGTGGCCAGAACAGCCTGTGTCACCAGATCACCGCGGCCTGCAAGCACGGTAGTGACCTGTATGTCGTTGGTGGCTCCATTCCACGGCGCATGTGGAAATGCAACAATGCAACTATAGATTGGGAATGGTGTGCTCCTCTGCCCCGTGACCGGCTCCAGCACACCCTCGTCTCTGTGCCAAGCAAGGATGCAATATATTCACTGGGGGGGAAAACTCTACAGGACACTCTCTCTAATGCTGTCATATATTACAGAGTACGAGACAACGTCTGGACAGAGACCAGCCAGTTGGAAGTGGCAgtctctggagctgcaggggtgaACCTTAATGGTGTCATTTACCTGTTGGGTGGGGAGGAAAATGACTTAGACTTCTTCACCAAGCCCTCTCGGCTCATTCAGTGCTATGATACCAACACAGAGAAATGCCACGTGAAGCCATACGTACTGCCTTTTGCAGGGTGCATGCACGCTGCTGTGCACAAGGATGTGGTGTTTATTGTGGCCGAGGGGGATTCCCTGCTCTGCTACAATCCCCTGCTGGATAGCTTCACCCGGCTGTGCCTCCCAGATGCCTGGAGCTCAGTACCATCCCTCTGGAAAATTGCCAGCTGCAATGGCAGCATCTATGTCTTTCGTGACCGCTATAAAAAGGGCGATGCAAATACTTTTAAACTTAACCCAGCCACCTCTGTTGTAACAGTCACAAGTGGCGTCAAAGTGCTGCTCACTAACCTGCAGTTTGTCCTGGCCTAA
- the KBTBD4 gene encoding kelch repeat and BTB domain-containing protein 4 isoform X3 — protein MDSSEETGGSSAEENYFVNYTFTDRSHSGRVAQGIMKLCLEDELFADVTISVEGKEFQLHRLVLSAQSCFFRSMFTSNLKEAHNRVIELQDVSESVFQLLVDYIYHGTVKLRAEELQETYEVADMYQLTALFEECSRFLARTVQVRNCLQVMWLADQHSDMELYTAAKHCAKSHLSQLQETEEFLHLPLRLLTDILTDGVPCSQNPTVAIETWINFNKEERAGFSETLRSSLKVIGENVHIYLIGKESSRTHSLAVSLHCADDDSISVSGQNSLCHQITAACKHGSDLYVVGGSIPRRMWKCNNATIDWEWCAPLPRDRLQHTLVSVPSKDAIYSLGGKTLQDTLSNAVIYYRVRDNVWTETSQLEVAVSGAAGVNLNGVIYLLGGEENDLDFFTKPSRLIQCYDTNTEKCHVKPYVLPFAGCMHAAVHKDVVFIVAEGDSLLCYNPLLDSFTRLCLPDAWSSVPSLWKIASCNGSIYVFRDRYKKGDANTFKLNPATSVVTVTSGVKVLLTNLQFVLA, from the exons ATGGACTCATCAGAAGAGACTGGAGGCTCCTCTGCAGAAGAAAACTACTTTGTGAATTACACCTTCACTGACCGCTCCCACTCAGGCCGTGTGGCCCAGGGTATTATGAAATTATGCTTGGAGGATGAGCTCTTTGCTGATGTTACAATATCAGTGGAAGGCAAAGAATTCCAGCTGCACCGTTTGGTCCtctcagctcagagctgcttttTTCGTTCTATGTTCACTTCCAACCTAAAGGAGGCCCACAACCGGGTGATTGAGCTGCAGGATGTTAGTGAGAGTGTCTTTCAGCTCCTTGTGGACTATATTTACCATGGAACTGTAAAGCTGAGGGCAGAGGAGTTGCAGGAAACTTATGAAGTGGCAGACATGTACCAGCTGACTGCCCTTTTTGAAGAGTGCTCCCGTTTTCTGGCCCGTACAGTGCAGGTTAGAAACTGTCTGCAGGTCATGTGGTTGGCAGATCAACACAGTGACATGGAGCTCTACACAGCTGCCAAACACTGTGCAAAATCACATTTGTCTCAGCTGCAGGAGACAGAGGAGTTCCTACACCTGCCTCTCCGCCTGCTGACAGACATCCTTACAG ATGGCGTTCCATGTTCTCAGAATCCAACAGTTGCCATAGAAACCTGGATCAACTTCAACAAGGAGGAGCGAGCGGGCTTTTCAGAGACTCTTCGATCGAGTCTGAAG GTGATTGGAGAAAATGTTCACATCTACCTGATTGGAAAGGAGTCATCACGTACACATTCCCTCGCTGTCTCTCTGCACTGTGCTGATGATGACTCCATCAGTGTGAGTGGCCAGAACAGCCTGTGTCACCAGATCACCGCGGCCTGCAAGCACGGTAGTGACCTGTATGTCGTTGGTGGCTCCATTCCACGGCGCATGTGGAAATGCAACAATGCAACTATAGATTGGGAATGGTGTGCTCCTCTGCCCCGTGACCGGCTCCAGCACACCCTCGTCTCTGTGCCAAGCAAGGATGCAATATATTCACTGGGGGGGAAAACTCTACAGGACACTCTCTCTAATGCTGTCATATATTACAGAGTACGAGACAACGTCTGGACAGAGACCAGCCAGTTGGAAGTGGCAgtctctggagctgcaggggtgaACCTTAATGGTGTCATTTACCTGTTGGGTGGGGAGGAAAATGACTTAGACTTCTTCACCAAGCCCTCTCGGCTCATTCAGTGCTATGATACCAACACAGAGAAATGCCACGTGAAGCCATACGTACTGCCTTTTGCAGGGTGCATGCACGCTGCTGTGCACAAGGATGTGGTGTTTATTGTGGCCGAGGGGGATTCCCTGCTCTGCTACAATCCCCTGCTGGATAGCTTCACCCGGCTGTGCCTCCCAGATGCCTGGAGCTCAGTACCATCCCTCTGGAAAATTGCCAGCTGCAATGGCAGCATCTATGTCTTTCGTGACCGCTATAAAAAGGGCGATGCAAATACTTTTAAACTTAACCCAGCCACCTCTGTTGTAACAGTCACAAGTGGCGTCAAAGTGCTGCTCACTAACCTGCAGTTTGTCCTGGCCTAA
- the KBTBD4 gene encoding kelch repeat and BTB domain-containing protein 4 isoform X2, producing MRTNRTDCWRSDLCSTMDSSEETGGSSAEENYFVNYTFTDRSHSGRVAQGIMKLCLEDELFADVTISVEGKEFQLHRLVLSAQSCFFRSMFTSNLKEAHNRVIELQDVSESVFQLLVDYIYHGTVKLRAEELQETYEVADMYQLTALFEECSRFLARTVQVRNCLQVMWLADQHSDMELYTAAKHCAKSHLSQLQETEEFLHLPLRLLTDILTDGVPCSQNPTVAIETWINFNKEERAGFSETLRSSLKVIGENVHIYLIGKESSRTHSLAVSLHCADDDSISVSGQNSLCHQITAACKHGSDLYVVGGSIPRRMWKCNNATIDWEWCAPLPRDRLQHTLVSVPSKDAIYSLGGKTLQDTLSNAVIYYRVRDNVWTETSQLEVAVSGAAGVNLNGVIYLLGGEENDLDFFTKPSRLIQCYDTNTEKCHVKPYVLPFAGCMHAAVHKDVVFIVAEGDSLLCYNPLLDSFTRLCLPDAWSSVPSLWKIASCNGSIYVFRDRYKKGDANTFKLNPATSVVTVTSGVKVLLTNLQFVLA from the exons ATTGCTGGAGGTCTGATTTGTGCAGCACCATGGACTCATCAGAAGAGACTGGAGGCTCCTCTGCAGAAGAAAACTACTTTGTGAATTACACCTTCACTGACCGCTCCCACTCAGGCCGTGTGGCCCAGGGTATTATGAAATTATGCTTGGAGGATGAGCTCTTTGCTGATGTTACAATATCAGTGGAAGGCAAAGAATTCCAGCTGCACCGTTTGGTCCtctcagctcagagctgcttttTTCGTTCTATGTTCACTTCCAACCTAAAGGAGGCCCACAACCGGGTGATTGAGCTGCAGGATGTTAGTGAGAGTGTCTTTCAGCTCCTTGTGGACTATATTTACCATGGAACTGTAAAGCTGAGGGCAGAGGAGTTGCAGGAAACTTATGAAGTGGCAGACATGTACCAGCTGACTGCCCTTTTTGAAGAGTGCTCCCGTTTTCTGGCCCGTACAGTGCAGGTTAGAAACTGTCTGCAGGTCATGTGGTTGGCAGATCAACACAGTGACATGGAGCTCTACACAGCTGCCAAACACTGTGCAAAATCACATTTGTCTCAGCTGCAGGAGACAGAGGAGTTCCTACACCTGCCTCTCCGCCTGCTGACAGACATCCTTACAG ATGGCGTTCCATGTTCTCAGAATCCAACAGTTGCCATAGAAACCTGGATCAACTTCAACAAGGAGGAGCGAGCGGGCTTTTCAGAGACTCTTCGATCGAGTCTGAAG GTGATTGGAGAAAATGTTCACATCTACCTGATTGGAAAGGAGTCATCACGTACACATTCCCTCGCTGTCTCTCTGCACTGTGCTGATGATGACTCCATCAGTGTGAGTGGCCAGAACAGCCTGTGTCACCAGATCACCGCGGCCTGCAAGCACGGTAGTGACCTGTATGTCGTTGGTGGCTCCATTCCACGGCGCATGTGGAAATGCAACAATGCAACTATAGATTGGGAATGGTGTGCTCCTCTGCCCCGTGACCGGCTCCAGCACACCCTCGTCTCTGTGCCAAGCAAGGATGCAATATATTCACTGGGGGGGAAAACTCTACAGGACACTCTCTCTAATGCTGTCATATATTACAGAGTACGAGACAACGTCTGGACAGAGACCAGCCAGTTGGAAGTGGCAgtctctggagctgcaggggtgaACCTTAATGGTGTCATTTACCTGTTGGGTGGGGAGGAAAATGACTTAGACTTCTTCACCAAGCCCTCTCGGCTCATTCAGTGCTATGATACCAACACAGAGAAATGCCACGTGAAGCCATACGTACTGCCTTTTGCAGGGTGCATGCACGCTGCTGTGCACAAGGATGTGGTGTTTATTGTGGCCGAGGGGGATTCCCTGCTCTGCTACAATCCCCTGCTGGATAGCTTCACCCGGCTGTGCCTCCCAGATGCCTGGAGCTCAGTACCATCCCTCTGGAAAATTGCCAGCTGCAATGGCAGCATCTATGTCTTTCGTGACCGCTATAAAAAGGGCGATGCAAATACTTTTAAACTTAACCCAGCCACCTCTGTTGTAACAGTCACAAGTGGCGTCAAAGTGCTGCTCACTAACCTGCAGTTTGTCCTGGCCTAA
- the PTPMT1 gene encoding phosphatidylglycerophosphatase and protein-tyrosine phosphatase 1 isoform X1 — protein MGVVEALGAGAARLLFYPSLLYTVARARLPGSHRPWFHRIDEVVLLGALPLRGRIRRLVAEENVRGVVTLTEDYETRFLCFSPQEWEAMGVEQLRLSTVDLTGVPTLENLHKGVEFILRHRAHGNSVYVHCKAGRSRSATMVAAYLIQLHHWSPQEAIEAIAKIRPHILIRHKQVQVLEKFHRNMITGRTA, from the exons ATGGGGGTGGTGGAGGCGCTGGGCGCCGGCGCGGCGCGGCTTCTTTTCTACCCCTCGCTGCTGTACACGGTGGCGCGGGCGCGGCTGCCCGGGTCCCACCGGCCCTGGTTCCACCGCATCGACGAGGTCGTGCTGCTCGGGGCGCTGCCGCTGCGGGGGCGCATCCGCAGG CTGGTGGCGGAGGAGAACGTGCGCGGCGTGGTCACCCTCACTGAGGACTACGAGACCCGGTTCCTCTGTTTTTCTCCCCAG GAATGGGAGGCAATGGGAGTGGAGCAACTGCGTCTTAGCACTGTAGATCTAACGGGAGTCCCCACCTTGGAAAACCTGCACAAGGGCGTGGAGTTCATCCTGAGACACCGAGCCCATGGTAACAGCGTCTATGTGCACTGCAAGGCAGGACGCTCCCGCAGTGCCACCATGGTGGCAGCATACTTAATTCAG CTGCATCACTGGAGCCCTCAGGAAGCAATAGAGGCCATTGCCAAAATTCGTCCTCACATCCTCATTCGACACAAGCAAGTGCAGGTCCTGGAGAAATTTCACAGGAACATGATCACTGGGAGAACTGCATAA
- the PTPMT1 gene encoding phosphatidylglycerophosphatase and protein-tyrosine phosphatase 1 isoform X2 encodes MGVVEALGAGAARLLFYPSLLYTVARARLPGSHRPWFHRIDEVVLLGALPLRGRIRRLVAEENVRGVVTLTEDYETRFLCFSPQEWEAMGVEQLRLSTVDLTGVPTLENLHKGVEFILRHRAHGNSVYVHCKAGRSRSATMVAAYLIQPPGWFHQLDFHLLGFCHFSCITGALRKQ; translated from the exons ATGGGGGTGGTGGAGGCGCTGGGCGCCGGCGCGGCGCGGCTTCTTTTCTACCCCTCGCTGCTGTACACGGTGGCGCGGGCGCGGCTGCCCGGGTCCCACCGGCCCTGGTTCCACCGCATCGACGAGGTCGTGCTGCTCGGGGCGCTGCCGCTGCGGGGGCGCATCCGCAGG CTGGTGGCGGAGGAGAACGTGCGCGGCGTGGTCACCCTCACTGAGGACTACGAGACCCGGTTCCTCTGTTTTTCTCCCCAG GAATGGGAGGCAATGGGAGTGGAGCAACTGCGTCTTAGCACTGTAGATCTAACGGGAGTCCCCACCTTGGAAAACCTGCACAAGGGCGTGGAGTTCATCCTGAGACACCGAGCCCATGGTAACAGCGTCTATGTGCACTGCAAGGCAGGACGCTCCCGCAGTGCCACCATGGTGGCAGCATACTTAATTCAG CCTCCAGGATGGTTCCATCAACTGGATTTTCACTTGCTGGGTTTCTGCCATTTCAGCTGCATCACTGGAGCCCTCAGGAAGCAATAG